The sequence GATTCTTGTTTCTAAAGAACTTGGTTTTATAGATTCAAAAAAACTGAAGAATTTCTGATTGAAATTGATGAAATAAAGAAAATGTTGGCCTCCCTCATAAAAACAATAAAAAAGACACTCTAAACTTTTAACTTAGAGCTTATAACCCAAAATATGTACCCACTAGTTAGAAATAGAAGATTGCGAGCATCAGAATCCATTAGAAGATTGGTTCGCGAAACGATCATAACTCCAGATGACTTTTTAGTGCCACTCTTTGTAGTAGAAGGGAAAGGAATAAAGGAAGAAATTCCATCCATGCCCAATTACTATAGATTGAGTTTGGACAACCTAGAAAAAGAAACAAAGGAACTTTGGAAAATGGGACTTTGTGCGGTATTACTTTTTGTAAAAGTACCAGACAATCTAAAGGACAATAAAGGCACTGAAGCGCTGAATGCTGAAGGTTTGATGCAACGCGCCATCAAAACAGTAAAAGATGCTTGTCCAGAGATGTTGGTGATGACGGATGTTGCACTTGACCCCTATTCCGCTTATGGTCATGATGGTATTGTTGCTGAAGGACAGATTCTAAATGATGAAACTGCGGAGGTTTTAGCAGAAATGAGTGTTTCACATGCACAGGCAGGGGCTGATTTTGTTGCACCAAGTGATATGATGGATGGCCGTATTCTAACCATTCGTGAAGCTTTGGAAGATGAAGGTTTTCAAAACACAGGAATCATGAGTTACTCTGCCAAATATGCCAGCGCTTTTTATGGCCCTTTTAGAGATGCTTTAGATTCTGCCCCAGTAGATATTGCCAATGTTCCAAAGGACAAGAAAACCTATCAAATGGATTTTGCCAATAGGTTTGAAGCCATTCGAGAAACCCAAATGGATATAGATGAAGGAGCAGATATTGTGATGGTAAAACCTGGACTGGCGTATTTGGATATTGTTCGCGAAATTAAAAATGAAGTGGACGTTCCCGTAGCCGTTTATCAAGTTTCAGGAGAATATGCCATGTTAAAAGCTGCCGCCGAAAAAGGCTGGCTAAATCATGATGCCGTAATGATGGAGCAGTTGATTGCCATTAAAAGAGCTGGCGCCAACATTATTGCCAGTTATTTTGCCAAAGATTTCATTCAGGTAATTAGTTAACTTTTTCCATTAAAACATAAACCATGAAAAATCTGGTTTTAGCTACCCTCTTTCTTTTTCTGTTTGTACAAACAAACAATGCTCAGCAATACGTAGCGAATGAAATTCCTTCTGAACCAGCTTTTGATGAGGCATCTGTTGCCATAGAGGTAGATTCAATAATGACTCATGGTATAAAAAACAATGCTTTCCCGGGAGCACAATTATTGGTTGCAAAAGACAATCAGGTGATTTTTCACAAAGCATATGGTTATCACACGTACGATAGTATTCAAAATGTAGGTTTAAATGACATATACGACCTAGCTTCTGTTAC is a genomic window of Flagellimonas sp. CMM7 containing:
- the hemB gene encoding porphobilinogen synthase; this translates as MYPLVRNRRLRASESIRRLVRETIITPDDFLVPLFVVEGKGIKEEIPSMPNYYRLSLDNLEKETKELWKMGLCAVLLFVKVPDNLKDNKGTEALNAEGLMQRAIKTVKDACPEMLVMTDVALDPYSAYGHDGIVAEGQILNDETAEVLAEMSVSHAQAGADFVAPSDMMDGRILTIREALEDEGFQNTGIMSYSAKYASAFYGPFRDALDSAPVDIANVPKDKKTYQMDFANRFEAIRETQMDIDEGADIVMVKPGLAYLDIVREIKNEVDVPVAVYQVSGEYAMLKAAAEKGWLNHDAVMMEQLIAIKRAGANIIASYFAKDFIQVIS